In the Alkalibacter saccharofermentans DSM 14828 genome, one interval contains:
- the amrS gene encoding AmmeMemoRadiSam system radical SAM enzyme encodes MKHLKECMFYKTLGGGKLECNLCPHNCVMGEGKAGVCRVRKNVGGKLISLNYGKISALNLDPIEKKPLRRFMQLTYTLSIGSFGCNMKCPWCQNYNISMGTPQTADMTPQEIVDIALTKKYPSISYTYNEPTVYYEFVYETAKLAKSKGIKNIMVTNGYINEAPLDLLLPYIDAFNIDLKTYNSQQHKRYCGGGLDEVKTTIKKAAASSHVEITSLMVTDINDNLDDLEAMFKWVASVDSQIPVHLSRYFPMYKYHEPGTKASLLHEAEIIAKKYLDFVYLGNI; translated from the coding sequence GTGAAGCATTTGAAGGAGTGCATGTTTTACAAAACACTTGGTGGGGGAAAACTAGAATGCAACTTGTGTCCTCATAACTGTGTAATGGGTGAAGGGAAAGCCGGGGTGTGCAGGGTCAGAAAGAACGTAGGAGGAAAACTGATTAGCTTAAACTACGGAAAAATAAGCGCATTGAACCTTGATCCCATAGAAAAGAAACCTCTAAGAAGATTTATGCAGCTTACCTATACACTTTCAATAGGCAGTTTTGGGTGCAACATGAAATGCCCTTGGTGTCAAAATTATAACATCTCCATGGGAACTCCACAGACCGCGGACATGACTCCCCAGGAGATTGTGGATATAGCTTTGACAAAGAAGTATCCGTCAATTTCATACACTTACAACGAGCCCACGGTATACTACGAGTTTGTATACGAGACTGCAAAGCTTGCAAAATCTAAAGGCATAAAGAACATAATGGTGACAAACGGATACATAAACGAAGCGCCCCTGGATCTGCTTTTGCCATATATCGATGCTTTTAACATAGACTTAAAGACGTATAACTCTCAACAACACAAAAGATACTGCGGAGGAGGCTTGGATGAGGTGAAAACCACGATTAAGAAAGCGGCAGCGTCATCTCATGTGGAGATAACTTCACTCATGGTAACAGATATTAATGACAACCTCGATGACCTGGAAGCAATGTTTAAATGGGTGGCCTCGGTGGATTCTCAAATTCCCGTCCATTTAAGCAGGTACTTTCCCATGTATAAATACCATGAGCCAGGGACTAAAGCAAGTCTTTTGCACGAGGCGGAGATAATAGCAAAAAAATATTTAGATTTCGTTTACCTTGGAAACATTTAA
- a CDS encoding CoA-disulfide reductase: MSNKVLIIGGVAGGASAAARLRRVDEDAEIIMFERGEYISFANCGLPYYIGNVIDDRSKLLLQTPEAFNARFNVDVRVQNEVTAINVTDKTVTVKNHVKGETYEESYDKLVISTGSSPLRPPIPGIDAKNIFTIWNIPDTDGIKNYIESHQVKKAAVIGGGFIGVEMAENLHELGIEVSIIEMANQVMAPVDFDMAQYLHKHIESKDVDLVLEDGVKEFISDGKKTTVVTNTGKHIEADLIILSIGVRPNSQLAKDAGLKLNDRGGIVVDDSLLTSDPHIYAVGDVIEVEDYINKVPTMVPLAGPANKQGRMVANNIVGAKEKYNGTQGTSVAKVFDLTVANTGANEKTLNRLGKVYGKDYLTIQIHPNNHAGYYPGPQQMHFKLIFEIPSGKVLGAQIVGGEGSDKRVDVVAASIRFGATVYDLKELELAYAPPFSSGKDPVNMAGFTACNILDGDQEIIRSEDLDSLDPEKNLILDVRTSVEKTLGYIPGSINIPIDELRDRISELDKNKTIIVSCAVGVRAWIAVRILTQKGFKAKNLTGGFTAYSALYYNDPEKIAYSDESMDVEDEDPLSGNHPRQKVTLDCTGLQCPGPIMQVYNTMKHISEGDTVEITATDMGFAADIGSWCQRTNNTLLKEEFDGKVTKVCIMKGTHTEDVGSANEFCTQGSSSFNKEHNDKTMIVFSGDLDKALASFIIANGAAAMGRKVTMFFTFWGLNILRKEDSPRVEKSIIEKMFGWMMPKGSKKLTLSKMNMGGMGTKMMRMVMKDKNVSSLEELIGHAMANGVEMVACTMSMDVMGIKEEELIDGVKLAGVANMLAAAEESDTNLFI; the protein is encoded by the coding sequence ATGTCAAACAAAGTACTTATAATCGGAGGAGTCGCCGGAGGCGCAAGCGCAGCAGCCCGACTAAGAAGAGTCGATGAAGATGCTGAGATAATAATGTTCGAAAGAGGCGAGTATATCTCTTTTGCAAATTGCGGACTGCCATATTACATAGGAAACGTAATAGATGACAGAAGCAAGCTCTTGCTCCAAACACCAGAGGCCTTCAATGCCAGGTTCAATGTGGACGTCAGAGTTCAAAATGAGGTAACTGCAATTAATGTGACTGATAAAACCGTCACAGTAAAAAATCATGTCAAGGGCGAGACCTACGAAGAGTCTTACGACAAGCTTGTGATATCTACCGGTTCTTCACCACTTAGACCGCCCATACCGGGAATAGATGCGAAAAACATATTTACTATCTGGAACATCCCGGACACTGACGGGATAAAAAATTATATCGAGAGCCACCAAGTAAAGAAAGCTGCAGTTATCGGGGGCGGTTTCATCGGCGTAGAAATGGCGGAGAATCTTCACGAGCTTGGAATCGAAGTATCCATAATCGAAATGGCCAATCAGGTAATGGCTCCTGTGGACTTCGACATGGCCCAGTACCTTCACAAGCACATCGAAAGCAAGGATGTTGACCTTGTATTGGAAGACGGAGTAAAAGAATTTATATCTGACGGCAAAAAAACTACTGTAGTGACAAATACGGGTAAACACATTGAAGCAGATTTGATTATTCTATCTATTGGCGTGAGGCCAAACAGCCAACTTGCAAAGGATGCCGGCCTTAAGCTAAATGACAGAGGTGGAATCGTGGTAGACGATAGCCTTCTGACATCTGATCCTCACATTTACGCAGTAGGAGATGTAATTGAAGTCGAGGATTACATTAACAAGGTCCCTACTATGGTTCCTCTTGCAGGTCCTGCCAACAAGCAGGGAAGAATGGTTGCCAACAACATAGTGGGCGCAAAAGAAAAATACAACGGCACTCAAGGAACATCAGTGGCAAAGGTGTTCGATCTTACTGTTGCAAATACAGGGGCAAATGAAAAGACGCTCAATAGACTGGGCAAAGTCTACGGCAAAGATTACCTAACAATCCAAATTCACCCCAACAATCACGCAGGCTATTATCCGGGACCTCAGCAAATGCATTTCAAGCTGATATTTGAAATCCCTTCGGGTAAAGTCCTTGGAGCACAGATAGTAGGAGGAGAAGGAAGCGATAAAAGAGTCGACGTGGTAGCCGCTTCAATCAGATTCGGGGCTACTGTCTATGACTTAAAAGAACTGGAACTAGCCTATGCCCCACCTTTTTCCTCTGGAAAGGACCCTGTAAATATGGCCGGCTTTACCGCCTGCAACATACTTGATGGAGATCAGGAAATAATCAGAAGCGAAGATCTTGATTCCCTGGATCCTGAAAAAAACCTTATTCTTGACGTTAGAACTTCCGTCGAGAAGACACTCGGCTATATTCCAGGCTCAATCAATATACCCATTGACGAACTTAGGGATAGAATAAGCGAGTTAGATAAAAACAAAACCATCATAGTCTCCTGCGCTGTTGGCGTCAGAGCTTGGATAGCCGTAAGGATACTGACACAAAAAGGCTTTAAAGCCAAGAATCTGACTGGTGGATTCACCGCATATTCAGCTCTTTACTACAACGACCCAGAAAAAATCGCCTATAGTGATGAATCAATGGATGTCGAGGATGAGGATCCTCTTTCGGGAAACCATCCGAGACAAAAGGTGACCTTGGACTGCACAGGACTTCAGTGTCCGGGACCGATAATGCAGGTTTACAATACGATGAAACATATAAGCGAAGGGGACACCGTTGAGATAACAGCTACGGACATGGGCTTTGCAGCGGACATCGGCTCCTGGTGCCAAAGGACAAACAATACTCTCTTAAAGGAAGAGTTTGACGGAAAAGTCACAAAAGTTTGCATCATGAAGGGAACACACACAGAAGATGTAGGTAGCGCCAACGAATTTTGCACCCAAGGTTCTTCGTCTTTTAATAAAGAACACAACGACAAGACGATGATTGTATTCAGTGGAGATCTGGACAAGGCTTTAGCTTCTTTTATCATAGCAAACGGAGCCGCGGCGATGGGACGAAAAGTAACCATGTTCTTTACCTTTTGGGGACTCAACATCCTAAGAAAAGAGGACTCTCCCAGGGTTGAAAAATCCATTATCGAGAAAATGTTCGGATGGATGATGCCCAAGGGAAGCAAGAAACTCACGCTTTCCAAGATGAATATGGGAGGTATGGGGACAAAGATGATGCGAATGGTCATGAAGGACAAGAACGTATCTTCATTGGAAGAATTGATAGGCCATGCTATGGCTAATGGCGTGGAAATGGTGGCATGCACCATGTCTATGGACGTCATGGGCATCAAGGAGGAAGAGCTCATAGATGGAGTCAAACTGGCAGGAGTTGCAAATATGCTTGCTGCCGCTGAAGAATCTGACACAAATTTATTTATATAG
- a CDS encoding ArsR/SmtB family transcription factor encodes MSTNKVDAELEQKADILKAIGHPVRLCIVKNLLNGGERNVSEMQDCLCIPQSTVSQHLNKLKQAGIIRGVRNKNEIQYALINEDVKKILTILFNL; translated from the coding sequence ATGTCAACAAATAAAGTCGATGCAGAACTGGAGCAAAAGGCCGATATTTTAAAGGCTATCGGTCATCCTGTGCGCCTTTGCATAGTCAAGAACCTGCTAAACGGCGGGGAGCGAAACGTATCCGAAATGCAGGACTGTCTCTGCATCCCCCAGTCCACGGTGTCCCAGCATCTTAACAAGCTGAAGCAGGCTGGAATAATCCGTGGTGTCCGCAACAAAAACGAAATACAATATGCATTGATAAACGAAGATGTGAAGAAAATTTTAACGATACTTTTCAATTTATAA